From the Leptospira sp. WS60.C2 genome, one window contains:
- a CDS encoding fatty acid desaturase: protein MFLTEMRNKQATKGKQNGLKSSQTKRVQINGKEISVQPEENILSAALRQGIDFPHSCRVGGCATCKCQLVEGKVKELTETGYLLSDEELDQGYILACQSIPKTDVTIRVDNKDTIYGTVVGQKIMNGDICEISVQLERAIDYKAGQYASLSIEGMDAERNYSFSVAPNQKGLVRFLVRKVPGGKLSNYIYDNNLVGKKAKVKGPFGDFYLRDSKDPILMIAGGSGLAPILAMLEQGISDGIKRSVTFLFGARTKKDLYKVKEIEEIQKAWKGAFTFIPILSEEPEKSSWKGERGLVTKKIKDVLTHSTESYLCGPPVMVDAATKEITDRGINKKRVFADRFTTIDHSLSLNLDDKKDRKKAGFFHYLKYFLFHAVGLASIATLLLGGDYTVIGLISLLSFYLIGDAVSGNDTSTPDFQTPHILTVQLWMALPLLCLIIFSSVWTVSATDTFGFGAWLSNLFGYDFLAARAASNGLHHFCGFVTTGLMIGLVGTITAHELTHRTWDPISMGIGRWLLAFSFDTIFSIEHVYGHHRYVSTTEDPATAPRGRNVYYHVLASTIRGNISAWKIEAKRLRRKNVSLFSFQNAFLRGHGMSLVLVGLAYLMGGLTGMWFFIACALWGKALLEIVNYMEHYGMVRLPEQPVQPRHSWNTNKRISSWTMFNLTRHSHHHAQGEVPYQDLRPYPNAPMMISGYLTTIVVALIPPLWHKMMTPKVLEWDRKYASPEELELAKLANKKSGIAALQNAKY, encoded by the coding sequence ATGTTTCTGACCGAAATGCGAAACAAACAGGCTACGAAAGGCAAACAGAATGGATTAAAATCCAGCCAAACAAAGCGGGTGCAGATCAATGGAAAAGAAATCTCTGTACAACCGGAAGAAAATATCTTAAGTGCAGCGTTACGCCAAGGGATTGATTTTCCCCACAGTTGCCGAGTCGGTGGATGTGCAACCTGCAAATGCCAATTGGTAGAAGGAAAAGTTAAGGAACTGACGGAAACGGGTTATCTGCTTTCCGATGAAGAGCTCGACCAAGGATACATCCTTGCTTGCCAGAGCATTCCCAAAACAGACGTAACCATTAGAGTTGATAACAAAGATACAATTTATGGAACGGTAGTTGGACAAAAGATCATGAATGGGGACATTTGTGAAATTAGCGTACAATTGGAACGCGCTATCGACTACAAGGCTGGTCAATACGCTTCCTTATCGATCGAAGGAATGGATGCAGAACGAAATTATTCCTTTTCTGTCGCTCCAAACCAAAAAGGTTTAGTACGTTTTTTAGTCCGCAAGGTTCCTGGTGGAAAACTCTCCAATTATATTTATGACAACAATTTAGTTGGCAAGAAAGCTAAGGTAAAAGGTCCGTTTGGCGATTTTTATCTGCGCGATAGCAAAGATCCTATCCTTATGATAGCCGGCGGATCTGGACTTGCACCAATCCTAGCCATGTTAGAGCAAGGGATCTCTGATGGAATCAAAAGATCCGTTACCTTTCTCTTTGGTGCCAGAACAAAAAAAGATCTCTATAAAGTAAAGGAAATCGAAGAAATCCAAAAGGCATGGAAAGGAGCCTTTACCTTCATTCCAATCCTTTCTGAAGAACCAGAAAAAAGTTCTTGGAAAGGGGAACGTGGTCTTGTTACAAAAAAGATCAAAGATGTTTTAACACATAGTACAGAATCCTATCTCTGTGGTCCACCGGTTATGGTAGATGCTGCAACCAAAGAAATTACGGATCGTGGTATTAACAAAAAACGTGTGTTCGCTGACAGATTTACTACGATAGACCATAGTTTAAGTTTGAATTTGGATGATAAAAAAGATCGAAAGAAAGCTGGTTTTTTCCATTACCTTAAATATTTCCTTTTCCATGCAGTAGGGCTTGCTTCTATCGCTACCTTACTGTTGGGGGGGGATTATACTGTCATTGGGCTTATTTCCCTCTTAAGCTTTTATTTGATTGGTGATGCCGTTTCTGGAAATGACACAAGCACACCTGATTTCCAAACACCGCATATTTTGACAGTACAGTTGTGGATGGCATTACCACTGTTATGTTTGATCATCTTTAGTTCCGTATGGACCGTCAGTGCTACCGACACCTTTGGTTTTGGTGCTTGGTTATCGAACTTGTTCGGATACGATTTTTTAGCCGCTCGTGCCGCATCCAATGGTCTTCACCACTTCTGTGGTTTCGTGACAACGGGACTTATGATAGGTCTCGTGGGAACGATCACAGCCCATGAACTGACACATAGAACCTGGGATCCTATTTCCATGGGGATTGGACGATGGTTATTAGCTTTCAGTTTTGATACAATCTTTTCAATTGAACATGTGTATGGACACCATAGATATGTGTCCACAACGGAAGATCCAGCAACGGCTCCACGTGGACGAAATGTATACTATCATGTGTTGGCTTCTACAATTCGAGGAAACATTAGCGCTTGGAAAATTGAAGCAAAACGCCTACGTAGAAAAAATGTAAGCCTTTTCTCCTTCCAAAATGCCTTCTTACGAGGACATGGAATGAGTTTAGTGTTAGTTGGTCTCGCCTATCTAATGGGTGGATTGACAGGTATGTGGTTCTTTATCGCTTGTGCACTTTGGGGAAAGGCTCTTCTTGAGATCGTAAACTACATGGAACATTATGGAATGGTGCGATTACCTGAACAACCCGTACAACCTCGCCACTCATGGAATACCAACAAACGAATCAGCTCTTGGACTATGTTTAATCTAACGCGCCATTCGCACCACCATGCGCAAGGTGAGGTTCCGTACCAAGACTTACGACCCTATCCAAATGCTCCGATGATGATCAGTGGGTATTTGACAACGATCGTTGTTGCTCTTATTCCACCACTATGGCATAAGATGATGACACCAAAAGTTTTGGAGTGGGACCGTAAGTATGCGAGTCCGGAAGAATTGGAATTGGCGAAACTCGCCAACAAAAAAAGTGGGATAGCGGCCCTTCAAAACGCCAAGTATTAA
- a CDS encoding TetR/AcrR family transcriptional regulator: protein MPKIVDHDLYRAELLAKCMPIFVQKGVASVSMRELSKELGVSTGTLYHYFPTKEELFASMVRQLVSLDAQAIQSLSEETSEILDIMNFVAGREGHFLNLILLAVDVKRHLSDSKELVQLVDDSFASYMSALDRFFPSGSGGKGGQAFLAFFIGALFLKSKGSEDSGWIDLFEGLQYISQLFQGEK, encoded by the coding sequence ATGCCTAAGATCGTAGACCATGACCTCTACCGAGCGGAGCTTTTGGCAAAATGTATGCCAATATTTGTGCAAAAGGGAGTCGCTTCCGTTTCGATGCGGGAGTTGTCCAAAGAATTAGGAGTGTCCACAGGAACTTTATACCACTACTTCCCAACGAAAGAGGAGCTTTTCGCTTCCATGGTTCGCCAATTGGTCTCCTTGGATGCACAGGCAATTCAATCCCTATCGGAAGAAACATCCGAAATATTGGACATCATGAACTTTGTGGCAGGTAGAGAAGGACACTTCCTCAATCTCATTTTGCTAGCGGTGGATGTGAAACGCCACCTTTCCGATTCGAAGGAATTGGTGCAATTAGTGGATGATTCTTTTGCTTCCTATATGTCTGCTTTGGATCGGTTTTTTCCTTCTGGTTCTGGCGGGAAAGGGGGACAAGCCTTCCTCGCTTTTTTTATTGGCGCATTGTTTTTAAAATCAAAAGGGAGCGAGGACTCTGGTTGGATTGACCTTTTTGAGGGACTCCAATACATTTCTCAGCTATTCCAAGGGGAAAAATAA